In the Pseudomonadota bacterium genome, one interval contains:
- a CDS encoding glutathione S-transferase family protein: MRVLCHLPLSPFCRSVRIALAEKRLPFDLALEEPWQRRSEFLALNPAGDVPVLIDGANMVICGPWPLLEYLDDAYPEVPLMGTTLEARAEVRRLVSWFHDKFNREVTEPVAGQKLIRRFQKESAPDAATIRSGLARVHDHLEYISLLAEQRSWLAGNSLTMADIAACAHLSVLDYLGDVPWDRYPEARTWYARMKSRPGFRPLLSDTVPGMPPVSHYADVDF; this comes from the coding sequence ATGCGTGTCCTGTGCCATCTGCCCCTGTCGCCGTTCTGCCGTTCCGTCCGGATTGCCCTGGCGGAAAAGCGCCTGCCCTTCGATCTGGCGCTTGAGGAGCCCTGGCAGCGGCGGTCCGAGTTCCTGGCCCTGAATCCGGCAGGCGACGTTCCCGTCCTGATTGACGGCGCGAATATGGTGATCTGCGGTCCCTGGCCTCTCCTGGAATATCTGGACGATGCGTACCCGGAGGTTCCCCTGATGGGAACAACCCTGGAGGCCCGGGCCGAGGTCCGGCGCCTGGTCTCGTGGTTCCATGACAAGTTCAACCGCGAGGTGACAGAACCTGTGGCCGGACAGAAACTGATCCGCCGCTTCCAGAAGGAGAGTGCGCCCGATGCGGCCACTATCCGCAGTGGCCTTGCCCGGGTCCATGATCACCTGGAATACATCTCGCTTCTGGCCGAGCAGCGATCCTGGCTGGCCGGCAATTCCCTGACCATGGCGGATATCGCCGCCTGTGCCCACCTGTCTGTCCTGGACTATCTGGGTGATGTGCCCTGGGACCGTTACCCCGAGGCCAGAACCTGGTACGCCCGCATGAAAAGCCGGCCCGGATTCCGCCCCCTGCTGTCGGATACCGTTCCGGGGATGCCCCCGGTTTCCCATTATGCAGATGTGGATTTCTGA